In Ipomoea triloba cultivar NCNSP0323 chromosome 15, ASM357664v1, one genomic interval encodes:
- the LOC116007212 gene encoding disease resistance RPP13-like protein 4 — MTIIVDGVIEELVTQGVNSLVRIVSDNVTLVGGINSEIKDLTSDIQMFNARLIEASKNPRANDHQVLRLIVNKFGSVVNEAEDTIADYVVLKKKHGHSALSKSLDKIPLCGKVSGYASEIQSIKTKMNAIRQEHEQELQYLMQYEIKDEDKALKTFQQARPIVEKNEVFGFKKDLEDIKARLLEASDNFIVIPIVGMPGTGKTTFASMLFDDASILNNSVRIWVPVSKWCDRKHKFTSIIYQITKSTEDLTTKSEEILKDTIQTLLKDRRYFIILDDVWEKKDWDFLQIAFPKNMNESRVLVTTRIARLPTFGA, encoded by the exons atGACGATAATCGTGGACGGAGTGATTGAGGAACTGGTAACACAGGGGGTAAACTCGTTGGTCCGAATTGTGTCGGACAATGTGACGCTGGTTGGTGGCATAAATTCTGAGATAAAAGATCTCACCTCCGACATCCAAATGTTCAACGCCAGGCTCATAGAAGCTTCCAAGAACCCAAGGGCCAATGACCACCAAGTTTTGAGACTCATTGTGAATAAATTTGGAAGTGTTGTGAATGAAGCCGAGGATACGATTGCGGACTACGTTGTACTAAAGAAGAAACATGGACACAGTGCCTTGTCAAAATCTTTGGATAAGATTCCACTTTGTGGAAAGGTGAGTGGCTATGCGAGCGAGATCCAGTCAATTAAGACAAAGATGAATGCAATTCGCCAAGAGCACGAACAAGAACTTCAATACCTCATGCAGTACGAAATCAAAGACGAAGACAAGGCTTTGAAAACTTTCCAACAG GCTCGACCAATAGTGGAGAAAAACGAAGTATTCGGCTTTAAAAAAGATTTGGAAGACATAAAGGCTCGTTTGTTAGAGGCGTCTGATAATTTTATTGTGATCCCAATTGTTGGGATGCCTGGTACTGGAAAAACTACATTTGCCTCAATGCTTTTTGACGACGCAAGCATTCTCAACAATTCGGTTCGCATTTGGGTTCCTGTTTCAAAATGGTGTGATAGAAAACATAAATTCACCAGCATCATATATCAAATTACCAAGAGTACCGAAGACTTAACCACCAAGTCAGAAGAAATATTGAAAGACACCATTCAGACCCTTTTAAAGGATCGAAGATACTTCATTATATTGGATGACGTGTGGGAAAAAAAAGATTGGGATTTTTTACAAATTGCTTTCCCTAAAAACATGAATGAAAGTAGAGTCTTGGTGACTACCCGAATTGCACGTTTGCCTACTTTTGGGGCCTGA